From Girardinichthys multiradiatus isolate DD_20200921_A chromosome 19, DD_fGirMul_XY1, whole genome shotgun sequence:
TGTTGTGGTAGGCAAGaccaaatttaaactttttggcccacatataaaaaaaaacctatatCTGATGGAAACTAACACTGCCTTTCACCTGAAATACCTTCCCCACAGTGTAGTGTGGTGGGAACATCATAGTGTGGAGTTGTTTTTCTCTTCGATTTAAGATTGGGGTTGAGTACCCAGAGCTATGGAATAACCTGGATCAATAGCCAAGTAGAAGTGTAGACTGAATCTAATGGAGAAGCTGTGGTAGGCTTGATTGCCATCTCTATCCAATCTGagtgagtttgagctattttgtgaaGCAAAATTGGAAAAGAAATGCAGTCTCTAGTTGtgcaaagacctgcagctgtatttTCAGGAAAAGTTTGTTCTACAAAATACTGATTTGAGatgttaaatataaattacTTCCACAattttctgattattttcagatgataaaaaaaaaaaggaagaaccatgtgtaaaataattacaaaatacttttaggtttgtggttgttacttgacaaaatgtgaaaacgttcaggGAGCATGAATCTTTTATCAAGGCTCCGTAGGTGAAATAAAAGACTAAATGATGAAATGCATGAGACCATAAATAGGAAATGCTGTGAAATATCTACATAGATTAGTATATAAAAAGCAGTGTCAGACAGTACAAACATAAACGCTGCTTCTGAATCTCTCAGATGCTCAGTTAAAATTAATGTTTGTCttttcaaaaaaatatgttaaacaaaAGTAGGAAGGTCGCACATGATTAGTAGTCTAAATCGCACACTGTAGAACAGCTGTGTTTTAGTGAGAGGTTGACGTGGATCACACTGCATTCACCCTGAGAAGGTTAACCCTGTCCAAACTTCTCTAACCACACCTCCTTATAATTAACGTTATTTTCTGAGTTAAGGATGGTATCACCACTAAATATGGGAATATTACTTGATTAACTCAATGTCACAGGAAATGCTGTAGTGACTTTTAGATTATGATTAGGTTATGATTGTCCAAcctaggaaaagaaaagacaaagcaCCTGTTACAATCATTTGTCACTGATTTTATTGAAGATTAAGTTGTTTAAATTGAcagagaaatataaaaaaatacactgaaataatATATAGATTTACCTGTCATTAACCCCAGAGTTGGATTAGTTTTATTCCATTGCAGAGACACTGGTTCCCAGGTCTTCAAGTGCAACAGTGAAATCCTCCCCTTCACTTTCTATTTCACACGTCTCTTTTTTCAGCACATCTCGTTGGCTTTCTGTGTCCTCAGTCTCCAGGCTACATGCCATCTCAAACTCCAGCTCAGGCTCTGCTTCATCCTTTTGTTCACTTTCACTCTGCAGCTTGACATGTTCATCCACCTTATCTCTGGATGTctgtgtttcctgctgtgcaTAAATGTCCTCCTCTGCGTCCAGCCACACATCTTGATcgttttcctcctctgattgtCTGAAAGTCAGAGGCTTACTCACGAGCACTGTTCTCTTCTCTTGTCTTGCTGATTGGAAAACCTCCACTACCTGGACCTTTGGGATGGCTCTTTCAGTAGATTGGATTTGTTCCACCATGTCTGTTGTTTCCACTGCTTGGATACCCACATCTTGTAGCACTGGCTGACTTGCAATCACAGCCCTTTGGATTAAGTGTGAGCTGGCATCTGGTTCTGTGATACTGGTTGCCTGCACTGCAACCTCGTTTAACTCTGTCTGTTTCTTGCATTCATCTCTTTGACGTACTGACTCTTCTGTGTAAACGCCAGCTTCAGAAACATCCGCGTGTTTCACAGGTTCGATTCTTTCTGTAGATACAGCGGAGGGCCATGTTGGGGCTTTAGCTTGAGCAAACTGTATATTCAGTTTGAATTCTAAGGACAGACTAGAGGGGGAGTCAAGGTTCCCTACTGATGAGATTACTCCAGTGCTTTGGGGGACTGCTAATCTAGCATTGCCTGGTGTGGCGATCTGTCCTTGAGGACATGGCAGAGGTTCCATGGTGCTTTCTTTGGGGCCTTTTCCAGCCAATTCCTCTGCACTTACATCTCTTGCTGCAGTGCATACTTCTAGCTCTTCATCTTTAACTTCCTCCAAATCCTCTTTGTGATCCTTGATGGAGACATCTGAGCTTTGTGGAATAATGGATGGTACCTTGGATTCTTCAAGGCCTTCTTGCTCAGCTGTGATTCCAGAGTTCTCAATAATGACCGCAGCCTCTTCACCTGGTCTTTCAATGACCGCCTCACTGCCAACATTGATCACCTTCCCATCTTCTGTCTCAACGGATTCCTTTTGATCTGTCTCACATACTTCTGTCATGGTTTCTGACTGTTTAATGACTTGTTCTACATTTTCCGTGGCCAACTTAGATGATGTTTCTGGTAAGTTACTCGTCACATGCTGCATAACGTCTTGAACCGTCACCTGGATTTCTTCATTAGTAGTTTCTCCTTCAATTCCTGCAGTGGCTGAGAGGTTCTCTACTTCCTGAATGCTTTCATGGCACACATCAATGACTTCCTTATCTTCTGTAATGCCTACCTGGATCACTGTGTCAACTGCATTCTTGGCTGATCTGATATCAACATTCATCACGTGTACCTGAACTTTGTGATTTACCTCGATCTCCACAGACGGCACGCGCATCGTCACAACAGCAATGCTAGGCTCTGCTACCTGATTTATTTCGTCTGACACTAACTGTGTTGTAGTCTCTACTGTATCAATGAATTCTGTCTCACTGGCTATTTTGCCCATCAAATCTTCTCGAACCATGACATTAAGTTTCTCAGTTGAAACATGTTCAAGATTATTCATAACTTTATGTGATATGATGTTATAATTAGTTGACGCCACCTTTATCTCAGCATGTGAAAGCAGGCCTGTCTTTTCCTCCTCTACCATCTCCTGCTGCTCACTGAGATCCCCTTCGTTTTTGGATTCCTCTGAGACTTCATCCATGTCTGGCTGGGTTTCCTCAAGACATGTTGTTTTTTCTAGGACCCTCCTTGGGTCCTCGTTAACTGAAGATATGTGAACTGCTGTCAAGGCTTGTAACCCCTCTAAATCTTTAAGAACATTTTCTTCATGCCCAACCTTAGCATCACGTCGTTTAGCATCAGTTTCCTGATCTAGCTGGCGTTCTGGTTTCCTCTCTGGTTCTTCTGTAACAATGTCAGTGTCTTCTGGCTGTGGAACATCTTGAAGCACTGTTTGCTGTTCAAGTTCTTGAGTCTTGCTTTCTTCATCACTTGGTGCAGTTGTTGGTTGACATGTCTCTACATCTGAGGTAATATCATGTGTGTTAGGAGGTAAACCTTCTAGTTCCACAGATGGAGGTTCTTTTGACTCTGTCATAATTAGTTCTTCTGTGATCATTTCCTCTGCTGGAGTATCATATGATATCACTTCCACATCACATGCTTCTGAGCTAATTGCCTCTTGATCCAATGAAGGAGCTACAGCAGCTTCTGATTCCTGAGCATACTCAGTTTCAAGAGCATCTTTCGCTTCAACGATACCTTGCGTCAGACATTCTTGTATGTCTCTTGGTTTCTCTTCAACTGTTTCTGCTTTTGGTACAGTCTCATGAGGTGTTACGTCTTTTTCCAGAACCTCGACTCTACTTCCTTCTGACTCCAATATGGCTTCTTGTACAACATTTATGGATTCTTTAACCTCAGAAGCTTGAGTAACTTCAGAAGACTCCAATGTATgaatttttgtttgtgactcTTTGTCATCTTGCTCTTCGTGTACTTCAGAGAGAAATGTTACCATTTCAGGTTCCTCTATATTTGTTACAGCAGATGAAATGTTTTCAGAGAACAACACTGCCTGAAATGCATCTTTTTCTGAATTAAATATTGGTGCTTGTGCACATATTAACTTTTCAACATGGTCAGATCGAGCTGCATCTGTTTGTGGCTCTTTGTCTTCTGATTTGTCGGACTGTATATCTGTTTCAGTATCTTTAGTAATGGACTGAACAACTTCATCTTCCGACTTCACTGTTGGTGTTTCTAAAGATTTTAATTCTTCTATAGGTTCAGCATTGTCTGTTTGAGCTGCATCAGTTTTTGTCTCTTTGTCTACTTGCTGATCAGTGACTTCACTGAGAGATGCTACTTGTTTAAATGCTTCTGTTTCAGCTGGTGAAATATCTGACAATGATACTTCCTTATTAAGGGACAGGAGAACATCCTTCTGTGACTCTAATGTTTGAGCTTGAACTCCTTCAAATCCTTCTGTAACTTGTGGCTGATATATTTGGGTTTCATCCATTTCTGGCTCTTTATGTTCTTGCTCATCTTCAGTGAGAGACTCTAGTGGTTTGGATtcttctgtatgtttttcagctgGTGAAAAATCTGGCAATGATACTTCTTTATGAAATGAATGGACAGCATTCTCCTCTGACTCTGATGTTGGAGCTTGAACAATTTCTAATACTTCTGTAACTTCAGAGCCGTCAGTTTGTGCAGCAGCTATTTGTGGCTCCTTCCTCTCCACCTCGTCGGTTACTTCAGTTAGAGACTCTACCTGTTTGGATTCTTCTTCATCTGTTTCAGCTGCTGGATCATCTGACAATTGTTCTTCCTTATTGAAGGACTGAGCTGCATCTTCTAATGTTGGTGGCTGAAAACGTTCTAATTCTTCTGTAACTTTGGACTGATAATTTGGTGGTTCTTTCTTTTCTGCCTCCTCACTCACAGGGAGAGACTCTACGAGTTTTGGCTCATCTGTATCCATTTCAGCTGTTGAAATATTTTCTGAAACTGATACTTCTGTGTTGAGTGTCTGAACCATGTCCTCTTTTATCTCTTTTTCTGGACTTTGGTCAAGTTTAGCTTCAACTATTTGaggttctttgttttctttggttaCTTCAGTGAGATCCTGTGACAGTATTTCAGTTAGTTGAATGTTCTCTGGGGATCCTTCTTCATGTGACTGAATATTAAACTCTTCATTGGTCAACTCAGCTATTTCTGCTCCAACCAGCTCTTCCAGCTCATCCACTGTAGCAGGAGGTTGAGCCTCATTTTGAGTTTGCTCAAAGGCCTTTTCTTTGGTTTCAATGTCCTCCTCAGTCAAATTTTGGTGTACCTCCTTCCAACTTGGTTCCTCagtgtcagctgctgatgtaACAACTAATTCTTCTTCAGAGTGTGTTTTTCTTATGCTATTTTCAGCTTGATTGGTCAAAACCTCTGCAGCTTCTTCTCCTTTAGGTAAACTCTCTGTTGACACTACTTTTACACCTACATCCCCTGCATCTTCAACAACATGTTGGTTATTTGCAGTAATTTGCAAATCTTTAATGTCTTTTTGTAATCCTGAAACATTTACTTCACAGACTTCAcctgcagcagactcagcagtaTCAAGCTCCTCTTTAGGAATTTCTGAAGCAATTTCTGTAGAAATAGCTTCATTAAGGTGAGATATGCTCTCGGCTTGGGCTGTTGCTGCGACTTTGTTCACTGCATCAATTCCTTCAGTATTTAAGCCTGTCTTTATGCTTGTTGCGTCTGATCCTCTGTGTATTTCCAGTATTTTGGGGTGGTCTAACTCTGATGATTGAAGAATTTGATGTGAGACTGAACAAACAACTCTTTCAGGGCTCGGTTCCTCTAAGCAGACTGGAACTGCCTTCGAGCTTACGGAGATAGTCTCAGAAACTTGCTGCAGGAGGAACTCAGTGTTCATGACAGTGTACTCTATTGGGACAGGTGTTGTGTTGCCAGATGTTTTTGAAGAGTCTATTAACTGGGAAACTGCAGACACCATCTCTGTTTCATCTTCCAGGGTAACGTCTGCTGGCTCTGGAGCAGTTATGGCCTCAGATGTGATCTCCAACAGGTCCTCTGCTATGGTTTCATCTTTTGCTGCCTCCTCTGCATATGAGGCTGGGGTGTTCTCTGTAAGGACCCCCTCCTCTGGGATATCACTGAGTTGTTGATGCTTGCTTGAGTCTGTGAGCTCATCTTCATTAGTTGCAGCAGCTGATGAAGCCTCTTTTTCTGAAGCTCCTTCATTGACTGGAATCTCTATAGTCTCAATGGGCACAGTATCCTGGACCTGGCCTTCCTGTTTGATCTTGATGTCTATTTGAGGCTTACTGTCTGCTTCTTTTACTATATAACTTTCTTTTTCTGCATCTGCTTGTGTTTCAGGTAAGTCAAATTCAGAAAGTGGAACCACAGCAGGTGTGTCAGAGTCCTCATCACAGATACTTGCCTCTTTGCTAACCTCATCAGCAGAAACATCAAGAGACTTCCTTGCTTTTCGTCCTGACAGGAGTCTCTTTATGGAAAAGGCAGAATCCTCTTCACTGTTACTTTCCTCTTCATCCTTTACTTTTCGTTTTGgagtaacaagttttttaaaTGATCTCCATGTTGAGCCTTCATCTCCCTCTGGAGGGCTTCCTGTCTGTTTTGGGGATGAAGCCAGGATCTCCTGCATCTCATTAGAAGTTCCTGATGGTGCTTCTTTAGATTCACCGTTTTGCTTGTTATCTTCACTATCAATATGAGGTGTCTCATCCTCGGAGTCTGAAGTTTTCCGACTTCTTCTCCTTCCAGATCCACACAACACAGCTTCCCATGACACAGACGaatcttttctccttttctcctcTTCTATGCTGTGATCTGATATTTGCTCTCCTTCACTTGATTTCGCTCCATCTCTTGAACTTGGAATTTGTCCCTCTTCATGATCCACATaggccttcttcttcttttgggGAGTCACAAGTTTTTTGAAGGAAAACCAAGCCCCATCTTCCCCACTTAATGCCTCGGCAGACGTTTGGGCCAGAGTTTCCACTTTCTTATTTTCAGCAGactctgcagatgacagaagcTGATCCGAAATGTGTTCTCCAGAGTCGGACAGGTTTGCGTCACTGGACtttctgtctttctgctttTTGCTGAGTTTTTTTAAACTGGAGCCTGACAAAAGCCTTTTCAGGGGACTTTCTTGAACAATTTCCCGAGAGTTTGTAATTTCATTTACAACAATAGATGGTGCTTTGGCTTCATCCTGGGCTTTAGCTGATTTGGCAATCaggttttcctttttagttttcTCTTCATGAAACTCATTCTCAGTTTTACCTGCGTCCACACCTGGAGTAACGCCTTCATCATGTTGTTGATCATGTGCGGCCTGGGTCAGCTTTTCTTCCCCTTCTACCAGTGCTTTCTCACCTACCTCATCATCTTCAAGCTTCTTTTTCTTTCGAAGACCAGAAAAGATTCCAGTtgtaaaaaactttttaaacagaCTTGCAGTTTCATCAAGGCTAGCTGGAGATGCTGGACGTGGATCCTCTTGCTGTGTAGCACCCTCACTGAGAGGTGAAGATATTCCTGCATCATGAGATGTCATTTGCTCTTTGGTTTCTGCTGTTTTCTCTTCTTGTTCCTGAAAATCATCATGTGTAACATCTGTCAGTGCCTGGCATACTGTTGAATCATTTTCCACTGCCTCCTCTGCTGTGTTAAAATCTGTGTTTTCTTGAGCATTCCCAATTGTTTCACTTGCAGTATCTTCAACCTTAATGTCTCTTGGTTTGCTCGGTCCATCCATCGCCACACCTACAGGTACTGCACCCTTGTCGGTGGAGCCTCTCTTTACTGTCAGTTTCAGACCAATGTTGCTGAAAAACTTCTTGAAACTTTCATTGATGTCATTCTGCTTGGCATCCATTTCGATCACATCATTGTGTCCAATCTGCTCGTCTAAAGTTTCTTCGGTCACTTCGGGTAAATTCATTTGATCATTTTCTAAGGTTGTCTCTTCTTTTAGTAGATCTGAAGCATCTATGTCTGGACAAATGGCAGCTAAACCAGAAAAGGAGGAAataataaatactttttcagcTGGGATAATGCTCAGTTTGCCTGCCATCAAACAATAATACAGTTGAATTCATATATTTGGAAACACAGTATATAAAGACATAACCATGTTTTCTCACTGACTGACATTAGATCAAACTGTTCCTGTTTTAGTTCAGTCAGGATTACCAGAATAATTTCTATTTGCTGAATGTCTGGATGATGAGAGActtttttcaaatacaaaaagTATACATACAATGGGATTACTACGCCTTTGAAGCTATTTGggaagcccagatgatgatgtcacagGTTGTAGACATCTGAAGTTAATTGGAGGTAAacatgtggatgtattttagaACTAGCCTCAAATATTTCTTTCTTGTGTTACAATAagggaaaattaaaagaaatcagccaagacaTCAAGAAGCATGGTGGCGGCAGCCTCGTGGTGTGGGAATGTTGTTACTGCAGGAGGGATTGTTGCACTTCTCAAAATCGATTGTATCAAGAGGAAACAACATTATGTGGTAATATTGTCACTAGACTTTAGCCAGGAAGAAAAAATATGGGAACCAGGGCTTCTTCCTGAGGGTCAATGAACCAAATCATCCCaacaaattagttacaaagtggcttaaagaGTAGAGAGTCAGTGTTTTGGGGTGACCATCACACCGCCCTAGTCTCAGTCCCAAAGGAAATCTgtgagcagagctgaaaaggtgtgtgcgAACAAGGCGACGAAGacacaccagttctgtcaggagaaatGGGCAAAAAATCCAGCAAACTATCGAGGGAAACTTGTGGAAAAATACCCAGAACACCTCAGTCATACAGTTTcaaaggcaattctaccaaatattaagaCACTGTaggtaaacttctgaatttgaagaatcCTTCCCttcctgcccttatccttggcagGCTGCAGCctgccaaggataagggcaggctgcagcgtgtcattcggtctgctgagaaggtgattggctgcagtctactgtcgctccaggaactgtacacctccaggaccctgaagcgggccgggaagattctggctgatccctcccaccccggtcacagactctttgagactctcccctctggcaggaggctgcggtccatccggaccaaaacctcacgccacaagaacagttttttcccatctgccaccagcctggttaacaaagcccggaaaccacactgacactctccctttcccccacaccccccctttttttgctgacaggacacctgtaacctgtaactctatgcgttacattaacgctcagcttggactcctgcttacttgcacaatgatcacctgcactgttgtattgctcttgcatcttatactgctctatatttactctcactcacttaaaactgtgcacttatatttatattatattgtagatatgtttgtactgtttaatttgtactgtattgcaccgactacgccaaaacaaattccttgtatgtccaaaagcgtacttggcaataaagcttttctgattctgattctgattctgaaaaaacTCTTAAGAAAATTCTCTCTCAATATTagtattcagcaaacaaaaaataatttaggtAATCCTGACTgacataaaacaggaaatatttagtctgatttaatgtccgTCAGTGTATGTCAATATCTAGTTTCAGCTGTATTTAATTATGATTCCTCACCTTCTATGGCGATCTCATCGTCACAGTGACCATTCAGTTCTACTTTGGAGCTCTCTGCTtttttgttgatgtcagagatcTGTCCATTGTTTTTGAGAACctgaaaaaagtacaaaaagtaCAAAACCATTTGATCAGTAATttaagatccatccatccatccatccatcttctatacccgcttatccttgcagattcacaggggagctggtgtctatctccagcagttattGAGCGAGAGGAGGGTTCTCCTTGGACAAAGGGCTAGTCCATCAAAGGGCAACATAGAAATGCACAGGGCAAACAACCttacaagcacacacacatacctataggcaatttagagtaaccagttgatctaacagtcatgttttgtgattgtgggaggaagctgaagTACTCAGAGTGAacacgcagaaagaccccaggccaggagtcaaacccaggaactttctgcaagccaacagtgctaccGTGCAGCTGAGTTTATGACCAAATATAGAAAACTGTCTACCAGCAGTCGTATTTGCTTTACGTACAGGTGGTTAGGTATTTAACAATTTAGTCATAAATATATCTCTTGTGAAAGgctgaaaaaaagtatttccttttgtgtttccctggtatttatttcttcttaagTCGTGTTTCCTAAACAAACAATACAATCCAGTTACTGCTGGATGGCGGTGACTGTGACCTTTCTGTTAACAAACCTAATAGCCTAAATCTCAAGTCCATGAGACAGATTAGTGCCGCGAGTCTGAGCAGGGTTTAGAGAATGAGGAACATATGCCCGACTAGAGGTCGTttactcatatatatatatatatatatatatatatatatatataatgtcagctatatatatatatatatatatatatatatatatatatagctgacATTTCTTACTGTTATTTTTTAACGTCCAAATAGATCTTCTAAGTAATCCTCGAGGAAGATTAACCCTAAGTACATGTGGGATGAAAACCACTGAGAGAATTACAAGATGCCAAAAGATCAAATGCCATAATATGCTCAGAACTTACTTTTTCAGTCAACAGATTTTCACTGTGTGACTTGCAAGCGCCTGACGTGTGGTAGAAGTTTCAACAGattttttgggtttgtttttgtttatttggagCTTGTTTGTCTCTGAATGTGTATTTAGCTGTTCAGTACATAAAGCTAAATGTTTTTGGTGGCGAAGTTTATATTCAGGTTAGATTCTGATAAATTTGTACAGTATAGCTGCAATTCACATGTGTAATCTCGGGGCTCTATGAC
This genomic window contains:
- the akap12a gene encoding A-kinase anchor protein 12, whose amino-acid sequence is MGDAQSAPREARSDAVEESGEVKDVETGQDINNKVLKNNGQISDINKKAESSKVELNGHCDDEIAIEAAICPDIDASDLLKEETTLENDQMNLPEVTEETLDEQIGHNDVIEMDAKQNDINESFKKFFSNIGLKLTVKRGSTDKGAVPVGVAMDGPSKPRDIKVEDTASETIGNAQENTDFNTAEEAVENDSTVCQALTDVTHDDFQEQEEKTAETKEQMTSHDAGISSPLSEGATQQEDPRPASPASLDETASLFKKFFTTGIFSGLRKKKKLEDDEVGEKALVEGEEKLTQAAHDQQHDEGVTPGVDAGKTENEFHEEKTKKENLIAKSAKAQDEAKAPSIVVNEITNSREIVQESPLKRLLSGSSLKKLSKKQKDRKSSDANLSDSGEHISDQLLSSAESAENKKVETLAQTSAEALSGEDGAWFSFKKLVTPQKKKKAYVDHEEGQIPSSRDGAKSSEGEQISDHSIEEEKRRKDSSVSWEAVLCGSGRRRSRKTSDSEDETPHIDSEDNKQNGESKEAPSGTSNEMQEILASSPKQTGSPPEGDEGSTWRSFKKLVTPKRKVKDEEESNSEEDSAFSIKRLLSGRKARKSLDVSADEVSKEASICDEDSDTPAVVPLSEFDLPETQADAEKESYIVKEADSKPQIDIKIKQEGQVQDTVPIETIEIPVNEGASEKEASSAAATNEDELTDSSKHQQLSDIPEEGVLTENTPASYAEEAAKDETIAEDLLEITSEAITAPEPADVTLEDETEMVSAVSQLIDSSKTSGNTTPVPIEYTVMNTEFLLQQVSETISVSSKAVPVCLEEPSPERVVCSVSHQILQSSELDHPKILEIHRGSDATSIKTGLNTEGIDAVNKVAATAQAESISHLNEAISTEIASEIPKEELDTAESAAGEVCEVNVSGLQKDIKDLQITANNQHVVEDAGDVGVKVVSTESLPKGEEAAEVLTNQAENSIRKTHSEEELVVTSAADTEEPSWKEVHQNLTEEDIETKEKAFEQTQNEAQPPATVDELEELVGAEIAELTNEEFNIQSHEEGSPENIQLTEILSQDLTEVTKENKEPQIVEAKLDQSPEKEIKEDMVQTLNTEVSVSENISTAEMDTDEPKLVESLPVSEEAEKKEPPNYQSKVTEELERFQPPTLEDAAQSFNKEEQLSDDPAAETDEEESKQVESLTEVTDEVERKEPQIAAAQTDGSEVTEVLEIVQAPTSESEENAVHSFHKEVSLPDFSPAEKHTEESKPLESLTEDEQEHKEPEMDETQIYQPQVTEGFEGVQAQTLESQKDVLLSLNKEVSLSDISPAETEAFKQVASLSEVTDQQVDKETKTDAAQTDNAEPIEELKSLETPTVKSEDEVVQSITKDTETDIQSDKSEDKEPQTDAARSDHVEKLICAQAPIFNSEKDAFQAVLFSENISSAVTNIEEPEMVTFLSEVHEEQDDKESQTKIHTLESSEVTQASEVKESINVVQEAILESEGSRVEVLEKDVTPHETVPKAETVEEKPRDIQECLTQGIVEAKDALETEYAQESEAAVAPSLDQEAISSEACDVEVISYDTPAEEMITEELIMTESKEPPSVELEGLPPNTHDITSDVETCQPTTAPSDEESKTQELEQQTVLQDVPQPEDTDIVTEEPERKPERQLDQETDAKRRDAKVGHEENVLKDLEGLQALTAVHISSVNEDPRRVLEKTTCLEETQPDMDEVSEESKNEGDLSEQQEMVEEEKTGLLSHAEIKVASTNYNIISHKVMNNLEHVSTEKLNVMVREDLMGKIASETEFIDTVETTTQLVSDEINQVAEPSIAVVTMRVPSVEIEVNHKVQVHVMNVDIRSAKNAVDTVIQVGITEDKEVIDVCHESIQEVENLSATAGIEGETTNEEIQVTVQDVMQHVTSNLPETSSKLATENVEQVIKQSETMTEVCETDQKESVETEDGKVINVGSEAVIERPGEEAAVIIENSGITAEQEGLEESKVPSIIPQSSDVSIKDHKEDLEEVKDEELEVCTAARDVSAEELAGKGPKESTMEPLPCPQGQIATPGNARLAVPQSTGVISSVGNLDSPSSLSLEFKLNIQFAQAKAPTWPSAVSTERIEPVKHADVSEAGVYTEESVRQRDECKKQTELNEVAVQATSITEPDASSHLIQRAVIASQPVLQDVGIQAVETTDMVEQIQSTERAIPKVQVVEVFQSARQEKRTVLVSKPLTFRQSEEENDQDVWLDAEEDIYAQQETQTSRDKVDEHVKLQSESEQKDEAEPELEFEMACSLETEDTESQRDVLKKETCEIESEGEDFTVALEDLGTSVSAME